The following DNA comes from Clupea harengus chromosome 9, Ch_v2.0.2, whole genome shotgun sequence.
GTGTTAATACATTATTTACAGGTGTTAACGACAGTCTAAttcaaactgaaaatgtccATCTTCATTTTAAACTAAGGTTGAGAACGATCATATTTCAGATTACACTCAAAGAAAACATAGCTCTTACCAACTGCACAACAGCAGACGACGGTTTACCAACAGATTTGTAGTCGGGGAGGCTCATTTCCGCAAGTTCTACCGATCGCTTAATACACTGTGCTTCCCATACCCTCTTCCCTCTACCATGGATCTAAACCACGCCTTCAGGTGAACTAGTTTGACATCAGTGTTGTTGTTCACCAGCTGGTTGCACGGCACACATTTAGATGAGAAACAAATGACTTGGTAATCTGAAACGAAGATATTTACAAGCATTACAATACTAGTTCCTCAGCCCATGTTAAAGTAGAGTTAAAACATTCTTCCCAAAGTCTGTTCATCGTCTTTCAGCATGTCGTGGATTTAATGTCATCTTAAGTGCGTTTTCCACATATAGGCCTGCTTCCACGAAAAGTATTTCCACCGAAAACCCAACCTCAGGGATGCCCCGTTAACCatatacaggtgcatctcaaaaAATTAGAATATCGTGGAAAAGTTTATATTTTTctgtaatttaattaaaaaagtCACACCTTCATATATTCTACAATCATTACACATTAAGTGGAATGTTTAaagacttttttgttttaatcttgatgATTACAGTTTACAGCTCATGGAAATCAAAAATccagtatctcaaaatattagaataaagaatttaaaatacaaaaatgtcaaCCTGAGAAGAGCTCTAATCAGCTAATTAACTCAAAATACCTGCAAAGGTTTCCTGAGCCTTCAATGTCTCAGTCTGGATcagtacacacaaccacaatcatGGGGAAGACTGCTGACTTGACAGTTGTCCAGAGGACACTCATTGACACCCTCCATAAGGAGGGTAAGCCACAGAAAGTAATTGCTGAAAGGGCTGGCTGTTCACAGAGTGCTGTATTAAAGCATATTCATGGAAAGTTGACTGGAAGGGTAAAGTGTGGTAGGAAAAGGTGCACAAGCAACAGGGATGACCGCAGCCTTGAGAGGATTGTCAAGCAAAGCTGATTCAAGAACTTGGGGGAGCTAGTGTCCTAGTGTCAAGCCACTCCTGAACCTGAGACGTCGTCAGAATCATCTTACCTgagtgaaggagaaaaagaactgGACAGGTGCTCAGTGGAaattttgcatttcatttagAAATCAAGATCCCAGAGTctgaaggaagagtggagaaTCCAAGTTGCTTGAAGCCCAGTGTGAAGTTTCCACAGTTGAGTGATGATTTGGTTTGCCATGTCATCTGCTGGTGTTGGTCCACTGTGTTTTATCAAGTCCAGAGTCAATGCAGCCGTCTACCAGGAGATTTTAGAGCACTTCATGCTTCCGTCTGCTGAcaagctttatggagatgctgatttCCTTTTCCAGCAGGACTTGGCACCTGCCCACAGTGCCAAAACGCCTGGTAACTGGTTTTCTGCCCATGGTATTATTGTGCTTGATTGTCTTTCCAACTGGCCTGATCTGAACCTCATAGATAATCTATGGGGTATTGTCAAGAGGAAAATGAGTCCACCAGACCCAACAATACAGACGAGCTGAAGGCCACCATCAAAGCAACCTGGACTTCCATAACACCTCAGCAGTGCCACATGCTGATTGTCTCCCTGGCACGCCGTATTGATGAAGTAATTTGTACAAAAGGAGCCCTGACCAAGTATTGAGTGCATAAATTAACATACTTTTGTGTTTTAAGTTAATTAGCCGTTTAGAGCTCTTCGGTCAACATTTCTGTATTGTTttgttctaatattttgagatactggATTTTTGATTTCCATAAGCTGctcaagattaaaacaaaaaagattgAAACATGCCATTTTGTGTAATGATTGTAGAATATATGAAGGTGTGACTtaatacagaaaaaaatgaacttttcCACAATTAGTTAATGTGTGAATGTAAAGGAATTCTAAAATGTTTAGGGGTGACATTTTTACATGATCAAATGCCATTTTATATATAATACTACAAGTTGTTTACCTCAGAACATGTAGTTAGCCTATTGGAAGTATACACCCTatacaatgtatatatatatatatatatatatatacacacacacacactcgtacttATGCATCTCCCTTATATTGAGGTCGTTACTCTCATTTTGAAATCAAGGGATGCTGTGTCTGCTAAAGGTTAGTGTAATGACTTTAAAATGCCCTCATTAATTTACCCTTAAACTATGCCGCACTGCTATACATTTGCTATGGTGTTGACTGATGCGGAGATGGTAAGTGGAAAGGCACTGTAGAAATGTTAATGGTTTTGATCCAATCCTTAAATTAATTCATGTCAATTGTAACAGCTGAGTTAGCATTTGGGTGTATTTAACTCCATTCAGTGGATAACCTTGAGCAAAGAGGGGCGGCACAAAAACATGGgatttcatattttttatttttgtacagaAAATTCCACCAGTGTTCTGTCCATCTGTTGATGAAGACCTACAAAGACAGAAGATAGAATGAATGTAGACAGGATGCAGCTGCACGTTTTGCACATAGAATGTTCAATGAGCCATTCTCAGCCAGTAGTTCAACATGAGCCTCTGTTCCACATACTGCACTCAGGGGGGTGGGTACCTGAGCCAGTCACCATAGATACAGAGGCCATTATGTTAGGACAGACGCatcacagaaggaaaaaacaATCTGCACTTTATTAATCTGCCAGGCCTTGCACAACAGAAAAGACAGCCATGCAGACATTAAACCACTGATTATGCACTCACAAGCATCGGAACATAAGACAAAAACTAACAATGTTCAATAATTCTAGACGAGGGCCTGCCAACCAATTTCATCCATTACAGTTCCTTACCCTTTAAGCAGTGGGCACAGGAGCACCACCCTGTGGCATGACTGGAGCATCAGGCTTGACTCCCTTCTGTTCGGACACGGGAGTGGTGGGGAGGACCTCATCCTTGGGCTCCACAATGCTGACATGGTCTGGCAGGGGCTTCTTGGGGCCAATCTTACCACTGGGATCCCAAGGCAGCATGATCTTGACCTTGATACCCAGCACACCTGGATGGGTGCAAAAATGTGACGTGAACCTGCTGCAGCACAGTGACGCTAAACATGCAATTTCAAGTCAATCCTTCAAAATATTAAGCACAAGACCCTTCTCAGACAAATGCCTCTATGTCTTCAACTGAGCAGAACACCTTTCCACTGAGGACTAGACTCAAAGGCACAAAACGTGACCCTAAGCCAGACACCACAGTAGAGACAGAGTCCATTTCCGACTCGTCATCGAATCATCACTGAAGGGAATGACTTTACATTGAATTTGTCCTGCAGTCTCTTGCAAACATACTAGGTCAGATAGCGGTTTATTCCAACAAGCACGACATTCGTTTTCTGCCAACAGTGGCAACATTTTTCCACACTGCATGAAAATTCACAGCATTAGAGGCTTCTCCATTGACACAGCAAACCCAACCAAAAGGGATACAAGTTCTGCTTGGAAGTGACAACACAAAGAATTTTGTTTACTCAGACTTACCCTGCCTGAGCAGGACGTGGCGGACAGCGGTGTCAACGTAGTAGTTGACGGGGTCTCCGCTGTGGATCATCAGGCCGTCCACAAACTTCATGGACTTGGCCCTCTGGCCCCTAAGCTTGCCAGAGACAACCACCTCACAGCCCTTGGCTCCACTCTCCATGATGAAGCGCAGGACACCATAGCATGCCCTGAGAACAGCGAGTTACAGTTAGTGACAAGGGACTGCAAAGCACACACCTGATAAAAGCTACATAAGCCTAACAAGTGGGCAACAGGGCACTAAAGTTCATAATCAGGAGAAATTCTGGGCCTTCTCAGACAAATGCCTCAATGTCTTCACCTGAAAGGGACATCCTCCTTTGTGAGACTGAACCCAGGGCCACAGAACGTGACCCTGAGCTAGTCGCCACAGAGAGAGCAAGTCCTTTTCCGACTCGTCATCGTATCATCACTGAAGGGGAGGTGGGATGTGACATGCAGGAGACATGCAGGAAACAGGCCCTCAAAAAACCTCAGGTCCTAAAACGATCTAAATGGGTGCTTACCTACGGACAGCCAGACCTCCCAGCAGCTTGTAACGCAGAGACTCAGCCTGAGCAATGGCACACAGGCCCCTGGTGGCAACTTTCTCAGCATAAAGCTAGAGGAGAAAagtaatgtgtgaatgactcGCATGATTCTGTCCAGCCTAAAGCACAGAGTGAAGCTAAACATGCAATTTCAATTCAATCCTTCAAAATATTAAGTACAAGACCCTTCTCAGACAAATGCCTCGATGTCTTCAAATGAGCAGAACACCTTTCCACTGAGGACTAGACTCAGAGGCACAAAACGTGACCCTAAGCCAGCCACCACAGTAGAGAGGGAGTCCATTTCCGACTCGTCATCGTATCTTCACTGAAGGGAATGACTTTACATTGTACATTTCTTACGCACCTCATGTTGTGCTTGAAATTAAATATGATGTGTGCCAAATGAGTAAAGGTCAACGTGGCCACAGGTTCCTCACCTCCACACTACCTTCTGGGAAGCCGAACCTCTTCTGAACAACGGCGGTCAGTTCCCGAATACGACGGCCTTTCTCACCCAGTACGTTCTGTGTCCTATGATAGAACAGGGATGAGTATTTGATCACATATGCAAAGTTCCAAAATGAATGAGCAGGCTTGCATGCCAAAGGCATTGTGTATGTGCCCCAGTGTCAGGGTACCACTAGAATACGACTGGATAGGTGCAACAATGTGAAGTGAACATGCTGCAGCACAGAGTGAAGGTAAACATGCAATTTCAAGTCAATCCTTCAAAATATTAAGTACAAGACCCTTCTCAGACAAATGCCTCGATGTCTTCAAATGAGCAGAACACCTTTCCACTGTGGACTAGACTCAGAGGCACAGAACGTGACCCTAAGCCAGCCACCACAGTAGAGAGGGAGTCCATTTCCGACTCGTCATCGTATCTTCACCGAAGGGAATGACTTTACATTGAATTTCTGCGCTGCAGCCTCTTAACACACTGGGTCAGATAGCCGTTTATTTCTAACAAGCACGACATTGTGTCCTAAGATAGAAGGGGAGGGTATTTGATTGCATATGCAAAGtttcaaaatgaattaaaacgAACATGGATACCCCAAAAAAGTTGTCTGACTTCACCACATACAAAAATGAGCAGGCCTACTGGCCAAACGCATTGTGTATGTACCACAGTGTCAGGGTACGACTAGAATAAATTCAGTTACCTGGTGGCAAGAATGATGATCTCTGTCCTAGTAGGAGTGACACGGACCTCCACTCCAGAGTAGCCATCCTCAGCGAGCTCACGGGTCAGGAACTCGTTCAGTTCGGCTTTGAAGATGCCGTCTGATACAAACTGTGAACATACCATAATCAGAAATTCAGACCTACTAATTGGTGTGCCAAGATAGAGCAGGGATGAGTATTTGATCACATATGCAAAGTTCCAACATGAATGACCAGGCCTGCATGCCAAAGGCATTGTGTATGTGCCCCAGTGTCAGGGTACCACTAGAATACGACTGGATAGGTGCAACAATGTGAAATGAACATGCTGCAGCACAGAGTGAAGGTAAACATGCAATTTCAAGTCGATCCTTCAATATATTAAGTACAAGACCCTTCTCAGACAAATGCCTCGATGTCTTCAAATGAGCAGAACACCTTTCCACTGTGGACTAGACTCAGAGGCACAGAACGTGACCCTAAGCTAGCCAACACAGTAGAGGGGGAGACCATTTCCGACTCGTCATCGTATCTTCACCGAAGGGAATGCCTTTACATTGAATTTCTGCCCTGCAGTCTCTTAACACACTGGGTCAGATACCTGTTTATTCCTAACAAGCACCACATTTAGTGTCCTAAGATAGAAGGGGGAGGGTATTTGATCGCATATGCATAGTTTCAAAATGAATACAAAGTTCAGATCTACTAATTGGTGTAGGCTACTATACTCGCTTCACTACACTGTCAATCATGAATTAGCTGACATGCTAATATTAGCCAGCGCCAGCCATACTGTTCTGCCTGGTAGAGCATTTAGCTAACTGTTAGCTGCGAAGAAAATAAATGACTACTAGTCATCATTGAAACACCCCGATTAGAAAAGCACTAGTATTTCAGAAAGACTTGACAAATTAATAACAACGGTCAGCCTCAGGGATAGGACATAGCGTAATTACATCCTAGCACACTAGCCGGCAAATTAATTCAGCTGCGAAGTTCGTCCAAAAGTGGATGTGAACGTTAACCAACATTTAAGTTCTAGCTAAATTGGCTATAAGAGAAGTTACGTTTGAAATCCAGGGCCTGGCCATAGACCACTTCAAACATTATTGTAGAcactgcaataaaaaaaaaatacagggaCTGCAACGTAACATGAAGCTACTACCTACACGTAGCTAGCTGGAGCTAGAATCCAGCCATGTTTGCGTTGAGATGTAGTGCTGACTAAATCCAAAATAATCCTCACTTATAGTttgagcagacacacatgcgAAAATGAATAAGCATCGGTTATATGACACCGAACATTTCAATGTCTGTATTTAAAGAAAACCTACGCGTCTTACCACAAAAAATAGGTTATGTTGGACTCACCTTTCTCTTCTTGGATATTTGCACCGCCATCTTGCTGGGGGCCGTAGACAGGAAAGGAACGCCTTTTGAACTGGAAGTAAACTTATACAATCCCTTTCTGATTTTCTTCCGGAGAGCGTGATGGGTATATGGTAATTGTAGTTTCACTGATATTCAAAACCCTACGTTTCAAACCTTTGGTGTTTTAGTACCATAGGGGCCGAGGTTAATGTGATAATATACGGCTATCTCGTGACAATTAAACGGTTAATAAGAAACCATTAAACTGGAGTAAATAAAATTAATTCTAAAGTGTATATCTGTGTCTAAGTTTAGGCTTAGTGACTAGTCGGCAAAAACAAGTAAAGTGTGTGAGTAAAAGCTTTTGGCAAGTTGGATGGATTGCAATAATCATAAATATGCACAGATAGACTTATTAAATGATAAAATGAACAAaccaattcaattaaataaacCCAATAAAATGTGCCCCTATACACCCTCTCCCTATACCCACTTCAACTCCGTTCGCGCATTCAGGTGGAGGGTCCGCCACATTACGTTCCAGCTAAATCTGTGAGGGTTTAGGGCTGTCCCTGTCAAATCGTTAAGTGCATGAGGGTTCGCTCGCGCAGACATTTTGAGCTCTTTATGTACACTTTCCATAAGAAGCTAATGTTGCTTTTCCCAAATAGGGTATGTTGTGGAACTGTAAGCAATCAACTGTTCCACAACTGTAAGGAATGCATTTTAAGGGGAGGGCGGgatcaaaataaatacatttacagcATATCATTTTTGTAAGGGGGTCCGGGGCCATTACCCtgtgaaaaagggaaaaaattaaAGTCTCAAATTCATATTTATACTTTTTGACCGCTAACACTGAATAGAGGACTCAACAAcaaggactgtgaggagcaattcttTGAATATCAGGAAAAGTGTATTGAAGTACAATCGCAGACCTCACCTTTCATTCACACAGGCTACTTGCTGAATATGTATTTAGCTCTAAGATGATGTTAAGTAGCCTAAATGATCAGATAACCTGCACTAAACCTTCTCACATTTTGTCCAAATGCCGCTTGGGATAACTGGAATGGGATTTGGTTTGGGATTGGCTGGGATGGGCTGTCAGCAGAGCTGGAGTATGGTGTGTCTGGATTTTGCGGAGGATGGAAGTAAGCTTACACTTGGTGTTGGTAGATGTGCTGGGCTCGACAGTGGAGGCAGCATGCACTGGGATTGAAGCTGCCTGTTTTTTAATGATCCACCTATCCATGCTGGAAGGTTTACCTAGCGAGCTAAATAAAACCTGGTAATGTAGCGTTTTTTATCTGTAAACATGgagcagttcagtgtgtgtgaagcaggagcGGTCACACCAAGACTGACTAATGTTAGACCAAAAGCCAAAAGTGAAACTAAGTCTGATTGGCCAGGGcagccactgccacacacacccaaaatgaTAGGAGTAGGGGCCTTTAAAACAGcttaatcagcacacacacccgaGATGCTTCATGAACCACCTCCATTCCTGCCTATTGTTTATAAGTTTGAGACGAGTGGTATTTTGGACACAACAGTAACTTTAAAGTATATGCAACTCAAACTATACAAGACTTCTAATATAACTTCTAAGGATTTTAAGTTTGAATTGCTGAAAGCTGCAGCTACAGACAGGTTTTGTAGTTTACTTCTCTGGCGATAATGTTAAGGAGAAGCACTGATCTAGCACACCCACACCTTCAAAATGGCCAATAGAAAAGCAGAGCATTTTTTGATGACCAATTGacaaaatgacagaaaagccCGGAACACAGAGCTACATAGGGcacatcctggatggctagtgggaaagacacaggtgtttatctgtccttcacatgaccatatgctatcaaaatgaatttgataccaaaagttgcctataaaaccatacctcaaaaagtgtcaaattgttgcatagtgttactttaagtggcagccatgattaGAACTGGTCGAAAGGAAAGGTGCATAAATGCTTCCTTTCGTCGCTTCTTTAGCACTAGACCCTCCTTCTTGAAAATTCCCTGTAGCAGCAACAACCCAATCAATAACCCATCAACATGATCCACATCCCGCCCTTTGTAATATTAGTAGCTTAGTGTAAGTGCAGTCGGACACTGGTTGTCTTTTCCtaagtccttatgaattctaTTTACACATCTTTCATTGACCTCATGAAGTTTTCCATCGAGGTAaaggaaaagtggttaggaaaagACGATAGGATGGACTATCTGATCGCAACCCCTGTCTGAGGTTATTACCCATGATTCATAGCGTTGCGACCCAGGAGGTatgatcatagacatgtatatatgtctatgatgaTACCTACACTAGCAGGTATGGATTCAGGTTCCGTGGGGCTAGCGACAATACGCAACAATAGGAGGCAATTTGGCTGCAAAAAGCGTCAAATTAAAAGTcagttttcacattttgtttgaAAATCCGGTTTGACAAATGTTTGATAAATACACTGCATATGGCATCTGCGAATTTTGTCATTTTAGCAAACCCATCTTGCAAATAACCATGGAATGAGATGGTAGCCTATTAGGTAGGCTACACAACATTTCGTTTTTGGTTGTATATCATCATTTCTCCATTAAATCAATAACACATAACCACATCCAGAAAGTTGCATTTCACACCAAGGGCCTCATAGCTGATAAAAGAAAAATACTGCTTGTGAGTCATATAACATCCTATACATTACTGAATACAATGAGCCTATAGACTGTCTTTAATATGAATAGGAAGGACAGAGTTGTGAGTTGAACTCCCCCTTTTATGTGACTTATTTAAAATACATATTGATTATGCAATACAAAttgttaacacacatacacatacaaaaataatacaacacATACGTTTACAACagaatgaacaaatgaaaaaaatccttaaaaaaaacattaatttttTCAGGATACAGCTCCACAAGTGGAGCAAGAGAAGCAATCATATGACAATTACTCTTTGACTTTGTAACCTCTGAATCCAAATCACTTAGGAAGACTTAGAAGGGGTTGGCATTGTATATCTGTACATCTGTATGCGAAGACTGTACGCCTACAGTATGTGACTCAGCTGGGGCTTGACATGCCCTGGTACCTACCAAAGTGATACAGAATCAGGATCAGGATTATTACCAAGTaggtttccacatacaaggaatttgtcttgATTATGTGGCATCAAATAGGTTAAATGTACAAATGGGGACAAGATGAAACAAGAAACATAAACAGATTAAACAATATACATAAACAATCTGAATAAAAAATTTCATAGGAGAAGGAGAATCTTGGAAATGTACGACAGTGTAAGGTTGTGTCAATATGACGCACTAAATAGCTGTCCCTGGGATGAAACAGGAGTCTGTGGACATTGTTGATAAGAGTGACTGCTGtcttgaatttttttttcttatgacTGCATTCTCAGAGGGGAGTTTTTCAAAAAGACCTGACCAggatgggagggggggtcaGCCATAGTCTTCCCTCCTATCAGGGCCCTGGAGtgatggcaaattgcagccaattgCCTTCTcagtagaatttttttttacgctgcagtctgctctTGTCTTTGGCAGTGAAGGCAGcataccagacggtgatggagcaGGTTAGGATGGACTCCTATACTCCACAGCCTGGTACCTACAAAGGCAATTCAGCTCACAATATCTGTACACAGTATTTTCTTAAAAGGACTTTACACAAGTAACCGCACAGTTACAGAGTTACAAATTGTAATTTTTTGCACTTCATATCAGAAAGCAAGACAGGGAAAGTGGCAGTGTCTGCCTATTTGTCTACATTACATGTAATTTTATTCACatgtaaaaagacaaaaagtaaTGCTGAAAGATACAGAGACAAAAATAACCCAGATAACTTTGTTGAGGAAGCAAGGCCTGTTTAGTTGACCACCACATCAAGGTACAGGGTTGGACGGGACAATCCTGAAGACGAGGTTAATGATAAAAGACATGTTCTACAAGTGGACACAGAGAGATTCACatggctttttttgttttttggcaATAATAACAATTTCCTTGTTATAAGGATTTCATTTAACCCCCAAATCAAGGATGCACAATTTGTTGTTTTCTGAGCCACACAAGTTCATCAGTTAGCCGTTATTGTAGGCCAATTCTATGCATTTTATTGCCTACCTTCCAACTTTCAGTCTCTGGAGAAACAAAAAACTTTTTTCAGCTTAACAACACTAGTAGGCTCTTTGTATTTGCATTTCAAGCCTCTTCCCAGTTTGGTTTGTATTTTCCCAACTTTACGTGTATTGTTCCATTGGTAGCACAAGCAGTTTTTTTAATTGAGCATTTTGTCTACATTTGTTGTTGtataatttaaaacaaataaataatttgagacttttattttgaaataattACGAATGGCGGCCATATTGAAATCTTCGTTGTTGTCGCTGGCTACACGCTGCTTAACACAGTTTGTTTTGTGTACCTCCAGAAATCTGAGTTTAGTCATGTGAAATGGTTCATAGTAGAACGTGAACTTAAATATCTTGTTGCCACATTTCAATATATGTAGTTATCTAGTGAAAATACGTTAGGTACCAATACTACAAAAGTAGCTATCGCCTTTGTTGGAAGATTGGCTGCTGGAAGctatagctaacgttagctaatgtTTGCAAATCGAACTaacaattaacaaatgtttgaGATAGTTGGCTGGCTGACCTAGTCCTAGACGTCTACCTAAAAAGTTTTGCCCAAGACGAAAAAAAGACGGTGAGTAATGATGGTAAATTGCCAGGAGCTCTTAAATTATCACAATAATAATGGCATGCGAGTAGGATAGTGCATAACATAAGCGAATTTGTCCGATTTTCCATGACATAATGCAGGTTTAGCTGACATAGTGTTACATAGTggagaaaaatgtaaaaaattgtGTTAAATCCTACCCTGAAAATCCGTTCAATTTACGCAAGATTTAGACAAGTTTTAAGTTACATGTGAGTTCTGTCGATAGTGGATGAAATATAGTTCCTGTCTTTTGTCTAGCCTAATGTTTGCATCCTTTTTGCTGGTCTTTGTACAGCACTTCGTCCAGCGGTCAGGATGGTGTGTGAGCTGCTTCTGTCGTCTGTGTGGTTCCTTTTTGTTATCTTTTGGATGGAGACGATCAGCGTATGGCTCTTCCTATGTTTCTTCTACCAGGATAGGGCCTTCTATCACTGGGGAGATGGGTGAGTGcgctgttttattatttatttaattgtttataAATATAGATTTTATTAGTAACACATTTCTTTAAGAAAAGAGGAAGGCTTACCTTGGTCCTGCTATTTGTGGTCTTTGGAAATGAGTGACACAGGGACACATTTATGCACCACCTTTAAATTAAACAGTATACAGTGATTGATTTCTTGTAAAGAGGTTCTGCTGCTGAACTATTAAAATGTGCTGAGTGGAAATCTTTGCTTTGCTTTCCTGCAGGGTGTTTGCAGATGACCCTGGACAAATGCTCTACATGTTAACCAGGTAAGTGGTTTGTATAGACACTCCTTTCTATAGGTACGATTATTCCATTTCTATTGGTTATGGGAAAGGTATCATTGGTCACAACAAAGATGTAGTATTGCACTTCTCATTCTTTTCTAAGTGTTATCTTTAATTTATTGATTTCAGTCACTTTATATTTAGTCCCACTTTAAATCATCCAAATCCTGACAttgatattttttatttttgcagaGTGGACCGTTCTGGGGAGATGCAGACATGAGTCAAATGTGCAAGAAAATGTTGCACGTTTCAAACAACCTAGAAGAATGGGGTCTTTCATATTTCTTTCAAACCATCTTTTAAGGTATTCCATTTCTGAGTCCATCTTCATGGACCTGCCTGAAACCCCCTTGGAGATAAACAGGACCAGAGGACGGACGTTCTGGTTAGATTAATGACTGCTGTGGTCAcgcctgtgtgtttgatggaAAGCAGAAAAGGTTAAACATAAATACAGACTGTCCTCCTGGAAGCTTTTTCCGCTACACTACATTAACCAGCCTATGTTCTCTGCCCTTTTCCAATATGGTCAGGGTATATACAGTCTCATTatatatacctgtgtgtgtatatatagatgtttgatttgaatgtgaaaacaaacagaatcATCTCTATACTTTGTGAGACATGATGTCAACAGCATCAAACTGAATTTAGTGAGGCAAACCTCAGAATGTTTCAGTGGATCTGTGTATGATTTTGGTCATTTTGTTGAACTTTCAGATAATTTTTACCTTGTAGAGACTGTTAATTTGTATTTTACTTGCACTCAAGGCTGTTTTGCTTTTAAGCAATAAAGTTGACATTTGCTTGGGTGATGGTCCATCTTTTTTCTCATGTTGTTCTCCGTTTCAATTGGTGATCAGTGAGACCTGTGGCCACAAACCTAACAGCTGCTTTTTAATGAAATTGTAATGATTCCCTCATTAGAGGAAATGTAACTGTGAGTTTTAATAACTGATCCCTGATCGAGGGTAATTCTTTTAAATGTGAAATCAGTAGTCAAGAGAAATTTTATGATACATTTATATAACATCATCTCTCTATGTGACTGCTAAAACGGGTtattacaaaaaacaaaaaaagtaacGTATCCAGTCAAATTAGGTACATTACTATTAgtggggtaaaaaaaaacattgctccTTACTGTAAACATACAGTTCACTGAAGTCATAAGGCCTGCGCTTCCACAACAGTAGGTGGCGCC
Coding sequences within:
- the rps3 gene encoding 40S ribosomal protein S3, which gives rise to MAVQISKKRKFVSDGIFKAELNEFLTRELAEDGYSGVEVRVTPTRTEIIILATRTQNVLGEKGRRIRELTAVVQKRFGFPEGSVELYAEKVATRGLCAIAQAESLRYKLLGGLAVRRACYGVLRFIMESGAKGCEVVVSGKLRGQRAKSMKFVDGLMIHSGDPVNYYVDTAVRHVLLRQGVLGIKVKIMLPWDPSGKIGPKKPLPDHVSIVEPKDEVLPTTPVSEQKGVKPDAPVMPQGGAPVPTA